Sequence from the Sphingosinicella ginsenosidimutans genome:
GCCTCGCCGCCGAGACCGCGAGGCTCGCGCCGGTGCTGCTGGTCGGGGCGCCGGTCAGGAAGACAGGGCGGCTCCACAATTGCGCGGTGGTCATGTCGAGAGGCGCGATCCTCGGCGTCGTGCCGAAGAGCTTCCTCCCCAATTACCGCGAATATTACGAGAAGCGCTGGTTCGCGTCGGGCCTTGGCCTCGACGGAGAGAAGATCGCGCTGGCCGGACAGAACGCGCCCTTCGGCCCCGACCTGCTCTTCGCCGCCGACGAGATTGCGGACTTCGTCTTCCATGTCGAGATTTGCGAGGATTTCTGGGCGCCGGCCCCGCCATCGACGCAGGGCGCGCTTGCCGGCGCGCTGATCCTCGCGAATCTCTCGGCATCGAACATCACCATCGGCAAGGCGGACGAGCGCGCCCTGCTGTGCGCCAGCCAGTCGGCACGCTGTGCCGCCGCCTATGTCTTTTCGGCCTCGGGGCCGGGCGAGAGCACGACCGATCTCGCCTGGGACGGGCAGGGATCAATCTACGAGCTTGGCGAGCTGCTCGCCGCCTCGTCGCGGTTCGAGGCCGATCCCGAGCTGTGCGTCGCCGATATCGACCTCCAGCGCCTGCGGCTCGAGCGGCTGCGCACCGGCACCTTCGCCGACGCCGCCCGCGCCGCCGGCTTTCCGGAAAAAGGGTTCCGCCGCATCGGCTTTTCCCACCCGCCGGCTGCTGGCGATATCGGGCTCGAACGGACGCTGCGCCGCTTTCCCTATGTTCCCAACCGCCCCGAGCAGCTCGACCAGGATTGCTACGAGGCGTTCAACATCCAGGTCCAGGGCCTGGCCCGGCGGTTCCAGGCGACCAACGGCCGCCGGCTCGTCATCGGCGTGTCGGGCGGCCTCGATTCCACCCACGCGCTCATCGTCGCCGCCAAGGCCTGCGACACGCTCGGGCTGGATCGAAGCGCGATCCTCGGATTCACCATGCCGGGCTTTGCGACCGGCGAGGCGAGCAAGGCCAATGCCCACGCGCTGATGAAGACGCTGGGCGTCACGGCGGCCGAAATCGACATCCGCCCCGCCGCCCGCCAGATGCTCGCCGACATGGGCCACCCCTTCGCCGGTGGGGAGCCGGTCTATGACGTGACGTTCGAGAACGTGCAGGCGGGGCTTCGCACCGACTATCTCTTCCGGCTCGCCAACCAGCATGACGGCTTCGTCGTCGGCACCGGCGACCTGTCCGAGATCGCGCTCGGCTGGTCCACCTACGGCGTCGGCGACCAGATGAGCCATTACGGCGTCAATGCCGGCGTGCCCAAGACATTGATCCAGTATCTGATCCGCTGGGCGATCCGCACCGGCCAGTTCGATCCCGAGACCGACAAGGTGCTCCGGTCGATCCTTGACGCCAAGATCACGCCGGAGCTGGTGCCCGGCGCCGACGCGGAGGGGACCGAGGAGCGGATCGGCCCCTATGAGCTGCACGATTTCTTCCTCTACCACATCCTGCGCAGCGGCCAGCCGCCGTCCAAGGTGGCCTTCCTCGCCTGGCAGGCCTGGCGGGACAAAGGCGCGCATCTGTGGCCGCACGATTATCCCGAAGCGCTGAAGCGCGACTACGACCTCGCGACGATCCGCAAATGGCTGGAGGTCTTCCTCTTCCGGTTCTTCCAGATCTCGCAGTTCAAGCGCAGCGCCAGCCCCAATGCCCCGAAGGTCTCCTCGGGCGGCGCGCTCTCCCCGCGCGGCGACTGGCGCGCGCCGAGCGACGGCACTGCGGCGCCCTGGCTGGACGAGCTGAAGGCGGCGTTCGACGAATGATTCCGCTCGGGACGCACATCCGGGACCACGGCCGAAGCTAGAGCGGCAATTCGAGCTCCTGCACCGGCGGCGCGCCGACCTTCGTGTCGAGCTTCGACAAAGTGAGCCCCATCAGCCGCACGCCCTTCGCCACCGGAAGCAGCGTGCGCAGCAGCGCGCAGCCGATCTCCAGGAACTCCGCGCGGCCGTGCACCGGGCGATCAAGCGTGCGGGCCCGCGAGACGATCTGGAAGTCGCGATATTTGACCTTGAGGGTGACGGTGCGGCCGGAAAGGCCCTTGTCCGTCACCCGGCGCCAGACGGTCTGGCTGATCCGGTCGAGCTCGGCGACGAGGTCCGCCTCGTCGCTCAGGTCGTCGAAGAAGGTGTCCTCCGCGCCGATCGACTTGTAGGGCCGGTCCGGCCGCACCTGCCGGTGGCAGATGCCGCGCGCGAGATCGTGGAAATATTGGCCGCTGCTTCCGAAATTGTGCTGCAGGAAGGCGAGGCTCTGCGCGCGCAGATCGGACCCGGTCTCGATTCCGAGCCGGGCCATCTTCTCCGCCGTACGCGGCCCGACGCCATGGAATCGCGAAACCGGGAGTCCCGCGACGAACGCCTCGCCCTTGCCCGGCGGGATGACGCACAGGCCGTCGGGCTTGTTCTGGTCGCTGGCGAGCTTGGCGAGGAATTTGTTGTAGGAGACGCCGGCGCTCGCGGTGAGGCCCGTTTCAGCGCGGATGCGCGCGCGAATCTCCTCCGCGATGCGCGTGGCGACGCCGATGCCCTTCAAATCCTCGGTGACGTCGAGATAGGCCTCGTCGAGGCTGAGCGGCTCGACGAGCGGCGTATAGTCGAGGAAGATCGCCCGGATCTGCTGCGAGACCGCGCGATAGGCGTCGAATCGCGGCTTCACGAAGACGAGGTCGGGACAGCGGCGGAGCGCGGTGACCGATGGCATGGCCGAGCGGACGCCATAACGGCGCGCCTCGTAGCTCGCCGCGGCGACGACACCGCGGTGCATGCCGCCCACCGCAACCGGCTTTCCCCTGAGCGCAGGATCGTCGCGCTGCTCGACCGAGGCGTAGAAGGCATCCATGTCGACATGGATGATCTTGCGGACAGGCGAGCTTTCGGGCACGGCGTTCACGCTTTGTGCCTATAGCGGACGCCGCGCCACGGCACAGTCCCAAAATGACGCGGCGACACGTGCGGCGCCATGGCGTCAACCGCGCGCGATGCGCTAAAGGCGGAGGGTTATGCCGAGGGGAACGAGGGACGGCATCCTGATCGCCGGTGGCGGCGTCGCAGGATGCCTCGCGGCGCTGGCGATGGCGCGCCTGCGGCCGGACGTGCCGCTGCTGATCGTCGAGGAGCAGGCGCGATTCGGCGGCCCCGGCGCACAGATTCTGTGCCTCGATGGTCTGGACGAGGCAGCCCGTGCGCTTGGCGAAGCCGCCGCGACGGCGGCCTGGCCGGGCCTTTATCTCGCCCTCCCCGGCAAAAGCCGGAAGCTCAAGGCGCCGCTCGCCTGCATCGGCGGCGATGGGCTCCACGCGATCATGGTCGAGACACTGCGGCCCGACCAGTATCTGCTCGGCACGAAGGTGGTCGCCTTGCGCGACGATGCGCTCGTCCTCGATGGCGGCGAGACGATCAAGGCCGAAGGCGCGATCGACGCCCGGGGCGCCGCCAACCTGTCGATGCTCGAATTGCTCTACGAGGCGCGGACGGAGCGGGAGGTTGAGCTGGCCGCGCCGCACGGCGTGGATCGACCTGTGCTGATCGATGCCACGGTGCCGCGGGCCGGTCCGGGCCATATCGAGGTCACACCCGTTGGCGATCGAGCGCTCCGCATCGCCGATATCGTGTCATCAGAGCGGGCGCAGGGCGATGCCGAGGCGGGCGCGCGGATCGATTCCTATCTTGCGGCGCGCGGCTGGCGCGTTGTCGAGGTGCTGGCGGAGCGCACGCTGTCGCGGCCGCTGCCGATCGGCGGCGACTTCGCCGCCTTCTGGCGCATCGGCGGCGCGCGGGTCGCCAGGCTCGGGCTGCGAGGCGGCTTCCTGGATCCCCTGAACGGGACGACCGCAGCCGACGCCCTTCGCAACGGCGCCCTGCTCGCGCGGCAGCGGGACTTTTCCGGCGCCGCGCTTCACGACCTGTTCGAGGCCTCCGCGCGGCAAGCCTGGCGCCGCCGCGAACCGCGCCGGGCGATCAATGCGGCGATCGCGGCCGCCCCGCCCGAGACCCGCCTCGCGCTGTTCGACCGCCTCTACGGGCTCGATGCCGGGACGGTGACACGGCTGCTGTCCGAGCGGACGGGCCTTGCGGACCGGATGCGGATCCAGCGCGCGCTGCGCGGCTGAACTGCGCGCGGACCCAGTTCATCCGCCGTTCAGCCCCACTCGTGTGACAATGTAACATTGTCGCATGGAGGGAGGGACGCATGCGTGCATTGGCTTTCGCGACCGTCACCGCGCTGTTGCTGAGCGGGCTTCCGCCGGCCCCGCCACCACCGCTTGCCGCGCAGAGCGCGGAACGGGCCGCCGCGATCGACGATCCGGACATGCTGTGCCGTCCCTTCCTCGCGGGCGGGGACGACCCGGATCGCTATGCGGCTGGCCGCGGGCGGTCAGGACGCGCGACGGGTTTCGTGCCTTCGGCGCCGCCACCACCACCGCCATCGATGGTTCTCCCCCAAGCCAGGGTGACTGGGACGCGGCCGTCCCAGCCAGGCCTCGTTGCGGGCAGCCCGATACGGCAATTGGAGGATCGCGAGCGTTATCGGGGCGAGGCGGTGGCCAACGTTCAGGCCGTTGCCGACGCGCCGGTTTCGACCTTCTCGATCGATGTCGACACCGGCTCCTACGCCAATGTCCGGCGGATGCTGAACGCCGGGCGGATGCCGCCGGCAGCCGCGGTGCGGACCGAGGAGATGCTCAATTACTTCCGCTACGATTATCCGCGTCCCGAGGATCGGTCGCGGCCGTTCAGCATCACCACGGACATGACGACCACCCCGTGGAATGCGAATACGCGGCTGCTGCGCGTCGGGCTTCGCGGCTATGATCTGCCGCGCGCGGGACGCCCCCCGGCCAATCTGGTCTTCCTGGTCGATACGTCGGGATCGATGTGGAGCCGCGACAAGCTGCCGCTCGTCCAGTGCGCGCTTGCCCTGCTCGCCCACCAGCTCGGCCCGCGCGATCGGGTTTCGATCGTCGCCTATGCCGGCTCGGCCGGCCTCGTCCTCGCGCCCACCAACGATCGGGGTGCGATCCTCAATGCCCTGAAGCGAATGGAGGCCGGCGGATCGACCGCGGGCGCGGCCGGCATCGAGCTCGCCTACCGCATCGCCCGCCAGAGCATGATCGAGGGCGGGGTCAACCGCGTCCTTCTCGCCACCGACGGCGATTTCAATGTCGGCGTCTCGAACAGCGATGCGCTGGTCAACATGGTCGAGCGCGAGCGCGAGTCCGGGATCACGCTGACCACGCTCGGCTTCGGCACCGGCAATTACAACGAGGCGATGATGGAGCAGATCGCCGATCACGGAAACGGCAACTACGCCTATATCGACAGCCCCCGCGAGGCGCAGAAGGTGCTTCAGGACGAGCTGTCGGCAACGCTCTTCACGATCGCCAGGGACGTGAAGATCCAGGTCGAGTTCAACCCGGCCTATGTGAGCGAATATCGGCTGATCGGCTATGAGAACCGGGCGCTTCGGGAGGAGGATTTTTCAAACGACGCGGTCGATGCCGGCGATATCGGTGCCGGCCACCAGGTGACCGCGCTTTACGAGATCGTGCCGGCGGGGTCGCAGGGCTGGCTGCCCGACCGCCGCTACGCCGCGAACCGGCGTGCCGAGGGCGAGGGCGTCGGCAATGACGAGGCCGCGTTCCTGCGGCTCCGCTACAAGCTGCCGGGCGAGGAACGATCGCGGCTGATCGAGCAGCCGGTGCGCGCGAGCCTGATCCGGTCCGCCCGCGCGCCGGCGGGAGACAGCGCTTTCGCCGCCGCCGTCGCGGCCTATGGCCAGCTGTTGCGCGGAGACACCAATTTGGGCGGCTTCACCTTCGCCGATGCACGATCGCTCGCCGCCCGCAATGCCGGCGACAATTACTGGCGGCGGGAATTCCTGCAGCTCGCCGAACTGGCGCAGCGGCACGGGTCAGCCGACCGGGATCGGTAGCCCGGCCGCCGGCGGCTTCAGGACCAGTCCTGCGTGACCGCCGCGGCGGGCGCCGGCTCATCGACGACCAGGATGAGGCGGTTGGCGTGATCGCTATACTGGGTGACGATGTTGATCCCCGCATCGCCCAGCGCGGCGGCGATCCGGCCGAGCTCACCCGCCCGCTCCTGATCGAGCCGGCGGATCAGGACCTCGCGAACGCCGGCCACGCGAAGCCCTGCCGCTTCGGCGGCACGGCGCGCGCCTTCGCCGTCCTCCACCAGGAAATGGGCCTGGCCGACGCCGTCCACCGTGAACACGCCGCCACCCTCCAGGCTGACCCCGGCGCCGCCGAGCGCGCGCCCGAAGCGGGCGAGAGCGCCGGGCTCGTCGGGCAGGAGGACGTGGATGTCGTACATGCGGGTCAGACGTCCAGGTTCGCCACGTTCAGCGCATTTTCCTGGATGAAGTCACGGCGCGGCTCCACCACGTCGCCCATCAGGCGGGTGAAAATCTCGTCGGCCACGTCGGCCTGGGCGACTTCCACCTTGAGCATGGCCCGGTTTTCGGGATCGAGCGTGGTCTCCCACAGCTGCTCGGCGTTCATCTCGCCGAGGCCCTTGTAGCGCTGGACGCTGAGCCCCTTGCGGCCGGCCGCGAGGATCGCCTCCAGGAGCTCGGTCGGCCGCGTGACGAGCGCGCCCCTTGGATCGGGAGCCTGGGTCTTCACGGCGCCGCCCTCATTCTCCTCCGCCTCCTCGGCCTCCTCGGTCTGGACCGACGAGGATTTGAGCGGGACCAGGCGGGCGATATCGGCATAAGTCGCGGCTTCGGGCACGACCAGACCGTGGAGCTTGCGCGCCTCGGCCGAGACCAGGAACTTGTGGTCGATCACGTGATGATCGGTAACGCCGCGCCACAGCCGGCGCAGGATATAATCGCCGCCCTCGCCCTCCTCGGCGGTCCAGCGCCCTTCGTCGTCGACCGCGTTCAGCCATTCCTGGGTCAGCGCCAGCGCATCGGCGCCTTGCTCGGGATTGAGCGCGCCGGTCAGCGCCAGCGCCTCGATGAGCCCGGGATCGTAGCGTCGCGGCACATAGGCCATCAACGCGCGAACGCGGCGGGCATGCTCGGCAAGCGCCCGCAGGTCCTCGCCGGACCGGGGGCCCTGCGCGGTTTCGAGCGCGCTCAAGCCGACGCCGGCATCGATCAGATAGTCGTCGAGCGCCGCATTGTCCTTGAGATAGACCTCGGACCGGCCCTTGGCGACTTTGTAGAGCGGCGGCTGGGCGATGTAGAGATGGCCGCGCGCGATGATCTCCGGCATCTGCCGGTAGAAGAAGGTGAGCAGCAGCGTGCGGATATGCGCGCCATCGACATCGGCGTCGGTCATGATGACGATCTTGTGGTAGCGCAGCTTGTCGATGTTGAAATCGTCGCGGCCGATGCCGGTGCCCATCGCCTGGATGAGCGTGCCGACCTCTTTCGACGAGAGCATCCGATCGAAGCGGGCGCGCTCGACGTTCAGGATCTTGCCCTTGAGCGGCAGGATCGCCTGGTAGTGACGGTCGCGGCCCTGCTTGGCCGAGCCGCCGGCGCTGTCGCCCTCGACCAGGAACAACTCGGACTTGGCCGGGTCCTTCTCCTGGCAGTCGGCGAGCTTGCCGGGGAGCGAGGCGATGCCCATCACGCTCTTGCGGCTCGCCTCGCGCGCCTTGCGGGCGGCCTCGCGCGCCGCGGCTGCATCGATGATCTTCTGGATGATCGTGCGGGCATGGCCGGGATTTTCCTCGAGCCATTCGGACAGCTTGTCCGCCATCAGACTTTCGAGAGGCTGGCGGACCTCGGAGCTCACCAGCTTGTCCTTGGTCTGGGACCCGAACTTGGGATCGGGGAGCTTCACCGACACGATCGCGGTCAGGCCCTCGCGCATGTCCTCGCCCGTCAGGCTCACCTTCTCCTTCTTCATCATGCCGGACTTGTCGGCATAATTGTTGAGGGTGCGGGTGAGCGCGGCGCGGAAGGCGGCAAGGTGCGTGCCGCCGTCGCGCTGCGGGATGTTGTTGGTGAAGCAGAGGACCTGCTCGTAATAGCTGTCGTTCCACTCCAGCGCGACATCGATGCCGATATCGTCGCGCTGCCCGCTGACGGCGATCGGCTCGGGGATGAGCGGCGTCTTGGCGCGATCGAGATATTTCACGAAGGCCGCGATCCCGCCCTCGTAATAAAGCTCGTGGGAGACCTCCTCCTCATGCCGGGCGTCGGTCAGGATCAGGCGGACGCCTGAATTGAGGAAGGCGAGCTCGCGATAGCGGTGCTCGAGCTTCTCGAAATCGAATTCGGTGATCTTGAAGGTGGCGGGGCTGGGCAGGAAGGTGACCCTGGTCCCCTTTTTCTCGCCCGCCGGGCCGACGACCTTCAGCGGCGCGACGGCATCGCCATGGCGGAAGCGCATATAATGCTCCTCGCCGTCCCGCCAGATGGTGAGATCGAGCCATTCGCTGAGCGCGTTCACCACCGAGACGCCGACGCCGTGCAGGCCGCCGGAGACCTTGTAGGCATTGTCGTCGGACGTGTTCTCGAACTTACCGCCGGCATGGAGCTGGGTCATGATGACCTCGGCCGCCGACACGCCTTCCTCGGGGTGGATGCCGGTCGGGATGCCGCGACCATTGTCCTCGACGCTGACCGATCCGTCGGCGTTGAGGGTGATGCGGATGAGGTCGCAATGCCCAGCCAGCGCCTCGTCGATCGCATTGTCGGAGACCTCGAACACCATGTGGTGGAGGCCCGACCCGTCGTCGGTGTCGCCGATATACATGCCGGGCCGCTTGCGGACCGCATCGAGGCCTTTCAGCACCTTGATGGATTCGGCGCCGTAGCTGCTTTCATTGGGGGAGGATGCCATGTCGATTATATAGGGAATCGCACCCCGAAACCCAAGGAAAAACGCGCGATTGGCCGCTGCCTGCACGGCTTGCCTGCCGACCGTTCGCGGGCCAAGATCGAAGCGCTCAGGGGAGGTCCCGCTGATGATTCGCTCGTTGTTCGCCGCCGCCCTTATCCTCGCCGCGCCGGCCGCGGCACAGAGGGGGGCGCGAACGGCGGCGGTGGGCCAGCATATCGACTGGTCGGCCGAACGTGATCCACGACCCGTCACCTATCGGGCGGGCGGCTTCACCCTCGCCATGCGCCCGCAAACGGGGGAGGGGGAGTCCTCGGACATGCAGCACCTCTCCCTCACCGTCTCGATGCCCGGAATGGCGCCGGTGACGGTGGACGGCAATGATACGTCGCCGCGCTACGAACATCGCGTCACGGTCGCCGATTGGGACGCCCACAGGCGCTATGTCCTGTTCCAGAGCTTTTCGGGCGGCGCCCATTGCTGCACGTCGATCAAAGCGATCGTCCCCGAAGGCGGGGCGCTCCATGTCTTCGACCTTGGCGAGCATGACGGCGACTATCTCGACGCATTGCCGCGCGACATCGACGGCGACGGGACGATCGACTTCGTCTTCCGTGACGGTGCTTTCCTTTATGCCTTCTCCAGCTATGCCGAGAGCTACCCGCCGCCGCAGGTGTGGAATATCGTCGACGGCCGGCTTGTCGACGTCTCCAGCCGTCCGGGATTCCGCCCGCTGTTCGAGGAGGCGATCCGCGACGCACGCAATTTCTGCCTCCATCCGGAAGGCGACATCAACCCGAATGGCGTCTGCGCCGGCTATGTCGCGATGGCCGCCCGGCTCGGCCGGTTCGACGCTGCCTGGGCGGAGATGCTGCGGGCCTACAGGCGCGACGTCGACTGGGATCTGCCGCCGGGATGCCGCCGGGTCATGCCGGAGAACGAGGCCTGCCCGGACGCCGACCAGATCCGCTATCCTGATTACCCGGAGGCGCTCAGGCACTTCCTGATCGACCTGCATTATATCGAACGCTGAGGTGGTTGCGTCCGGCCAGACCGAGGTCCGGATGCGGATCGTCATCGAAAATCCGGTTCCCGGCGTCGCGCACAGCCTTCAGGCGAAGGACGGCGGTCCGCTCGACCCAAAGGCATCGGCCGCCGGCGGTCCGATCGCCTTCGATTTTGCGATCCGCATCGCGCCCGGGCCGAAATTCTTCGGCGACCAGGTCCGCCGCGAGGGACCGGCGCGGCGCTTCGTCTATGTGCGGATCGGGCAGCTGGCCGGCGATCCGGCGTCGCCCTGGAACCGGCGGATGAAGATCGACATCCACGACATTCCAGCTCCCCTGCTCGACAAGGCACGTGCGGGCGCGACGATCGTCGGCACGATCGACGGCACCGCCAAGGATGGAAGCCCCGCCTGCGCGACGATCCGGCCGGTGCGATGGCGCGTCGTCTAGATTTGCGCCTGCGTTCGACATAGATGCCCGTCATGCAAAACCCGGTCCGGCGTGACGACGGCGCGGCGCCGATGACCGCGCCGTTGGCGATCCTCCACGACACCTTCGGCTTCGCCGCCTTTCGCGGCGTGCAGGAAAAGGTGATCGATCGAGTCATGGCGGGGCGGCACACGCTCGCCGTGATGCCGACCGGGGCCGGCAAATCGCTTTGCTACCAGGTGCCGGCGCTGGCGCGCACGGGCACCGCGATCGTCATCTCGCCGCTCATCGCTCTCATGCACGACCAGATCCGCGCCGCTGAAGGCTTCGGCCTGCGCGCGGCGGCGTTGACGTCCGCCGACGCCAATCGCGAGGAGACGATCGCGCGGCTCCGCGCCGGCGAACTCGATCTGCTCTACGCGGCGCCCGAGCGTGCGTCCGGCGACGGATTCCAGAGCCTGCTTGCGCGCGTCCCCATCGCCTTGTTCGCGATCGACGAGGCGCATTGCGTCTCCGAATGGGGGCATGATTTCCGGCCCGATTACCGGCTGCTGCGGCCCCTGCTCGACAGTCGGCCGAAGGTGCCGCGGCTTGCGCTCACCGCGACCGCCGATCATCACACCCGCGCCGACATATTGAAGCAGCTCGGCATCCCCGACGACGGCCTGATCGTCGCCGGATTCGATCGGCCGAACATCCGCTATGCGATCAGCCCGCGCACCAACGGGCCGAAGCAGATCGCCGAATTGATCGCCGCGCAGCCGGGGCCGGGCATCGTCTACGCGCCGACCCGCAATGCGGTCGAGAAGCTCGTCGAAAAGCTCGGCGCGCGCGGACGGCCGGTGCGCGCTTATCATGCCGGGCTCGATCCCGACACGCGGCGACGCAACCAGGCCGCTTTCGTCGAATCCGAGGACATGGTGATCGTCGCGACGGTCGCCTTCGGCATGGGCATCGACAAGCCCGACGTGCGCTTCGTCGCCCATGCCGGCATCCCCAAGTCGATCGAGGCTTATTATCAGGAGACAGGGCGAGCGGGGCGCGATGGCGATCCGGCGGTTGCCCATCTCTTCTGGGGTGCGAGCGATTTCGCGCTCGCGCGGCAGCGGATCGGCGAGGTCGAGGACAGCCGCCAGGCCGGGGAGCGGGCCCGGCTCGATGCCCTTGCCCGGCTCGTCGAGACGCCCGGATGCCGCCGCGCGATCCTGCTTCGCCATTTCGGCGAGGACCCGCCGGAGCGCTGCGGCAATTGCGACAACTGCCTCAGCGCTCCCGACGTGATCGATGCCACCGAGCTTGCCCGCAAGCTGCTCTCGGCGGTCTATCGCACCGGTCAGTCCTTCGGCGTCGGTCATCTCGAAAAGGTGCTGACCGGCGGCAGCGACGAGCGGGTGGAGAAGCTCGGTCACGACCGGCTGTCGGTCTTCGGCATCGTCGGCGCCGACGAGGCGCGGTTGATCCGCCCCGTCGCGCGGGCGCTCCAGGCGCGCGGCAGCCTCGCCGCCACCGAACATGGCGGGATGAAGCTCGCCGGCGATGCGCGGGAGATATTGAAGGGCGAGAAGGGCCTGGAGATCGTCGCTCCGCCGCCACGGGGCCGACGCCGGCGCGCCGAACGCACCGACAACCCGATCGGCGACCCGCTGTTCGATGCGCTGCGCGCGCGACGGCGTGAGCTTGCAGCCCAAGCCGGCGTGCCGCCCTATGTGATCTTCCACGATTCGACGCTTCGCGAGATGGCCGAATCGAAACCGACGACGCTCGACGCGCTCTCGCGCCTCGGCGGCGTCGGCGCCGCCAAGCTCGATCGTTACGGCGCGGCGTTCGTCGGGGTCATCCGGGGTTTCGAATGAAGGAAGGAACGGGAATGTTCGTCGCGCTCGAGGACAAGGTGTTCGTATCGCGCCAGATCGCGCCAGGCGACGTCGCCGATGCGGCGCGGGCGGGAATCGCGACGATCGTCAACAACCGCCCCGACGGCGAGGCGGCCGGCCAGCCTTCGGGTGCCGAGATCGAGGCGGCGGCGAGGGCCGCCGGGCTCGCCTATGTCCATATTCCGGTCGCGGGCGGATTTTCCGAGGCGCAGGTCGCGGCGATGGCGGAGGCGCTCGACGCCGGATCCGGCCCCGTGCTCGCCTTCTGCGCGAGCGGGACGCGATCGACCTATTTGTGGGCGCTTGCCCGCGCCCGTGCCGGGGCGGACGCGGATGGGCTCATCGCCAGGGCCCGGGCGGCGGGCTATGATCTGACGGCGCTTCGTCCGTATCTGGTTCGCTGAGCACCGCCCGCGCCTCGGCAAGATCGTCCTCGTCGACCATCAGCCGCACCGGCACCACGCCGAGATCGAAGCCGCCCCAGTTCATGTTCGTATCGAACAGGACGGACATGATCCCCGCCGCCTCGAGCCGGCCGCGCGCCAGCGCCGCCTCGAACCCGGTGAAGAACTTCGCGGCTTCGACCAGTGCCACGGCTACCAGGGAAAGACGTCGCCGGCCGCCGTCTCGATCGCGGTCGGCTTGCGGCCGAGGACCGCATTGCGATGGGGGAAGCGGCCGAACCGTTCGATCACGTCGTGGTGCAGCCGCGCATATTTGAGCAATTCGGGATCGCCGAGCGCGGTGAAGAGAAGCAGCGACTGGCGCTGGTCGGCGCGATCCTCGCTATGCTCGAACGGCATGTAGAGGAAACCGCGCCGCTGTGACGCCATGCCGTCGTCATAGCCGCGCTCGATCGCCCCCTTCGCCACCGCGAGCGCGAGCGGATCGGTCGAGAATTGATCGGCATGGCCGCGGAACATGTTGCGTGGGAACTGATCGAACAGGATGACGGCGGCGAGCGCGTGATCGGCCGAGCCGAGCAGTTCCGCGGGCGTGCGATCGCGCTCGGCACGCCACAGCGGCTCGAACCTCTCGCGGATCTCGGCATCGAAAGCGGGCGAGCCGCGCCACCAATCGTCCCAGCTCTTCGAGAACCAGAAATCCAGCACCTCGCGCGTCCAGGGCAGGCTCATGCGGCCGTGCCGCCGACGGTGAGCCCCTCGACCAGCAGCGTCGGCTGGCCGACACCGGCGGGGACGGATTGCCCCCCCTTGCCGCAGATGCCGACGCCTTCGTCCAGCGCCATGTCGTCGCCGATCGCCGCGACGCGGGTGAGCACGCTCGGCCCGTCGCCGATCAGGGTCGCGCCCTTGAGCGGGGCGCCGAGCCGGCCATTCTCGATCGCATAGG
This genomic interval carries:
- a CDS encoding NAD(+) synthase produces the protein MGDIPAGFAAIHRHGFVRVAAATPRASAGDVAFNVDQAIALAREAHERKVDLVVFPELNLSSYAVDDLFLQDAFLDAVEQGIARLAAETARLAPVLLVGAPVRKTGRLHNCAVVMSRGAILGVVPKSFLPNYREYYEKRWFASGLGLDGEKIALAGQNAPFGPDLLFAADEIADFVFHVEICEDFWAPAPPSTQGALAGALILANLSASNITIGKADERALLCASQSARCAAAYVFSASGPGESTTDLAWDGQGSIYELGELLAASSRFEADPELCVADIDLQRLRLERLRTGTFADAARAAGFPEKGFRRIGFSHPPAAGDIGLERTLRRFPYVPNRPEQLDQDCYEAFNIQVQGLARRFQATNGRRLVIGVSGGLDSTHALIVAAKACDTLGLDRSAILGFTMPGFATGEASKANAHALMKTLGVTAAEIDIRPAARQMLADMGHPFAGGEPVYDVTFENVQAGLRTDYLFRLANQHDGFVVGTGDLSEIALGWSTYGVGDQMSHYGVNAGVPKTLIQYLIRWAIRTGQFDPETDKVLRSILDAKITPELVPGADAEGTEERIGPYELHDFFLYHILRSGQPPSKVAFLAWQAWRDKGAHLWPHDYPEALKRDYDLATIRKWLEVFLFRFFQISQFKRSASPNAPKVSSGGALSPRGDWRAPSDGTAAPWLDELKAAFDE
- a CDS encoding vWA domain-containing protein; this encodes MRALAFATVTALLLSGLPPAPPPPLAAQSAERAAAIDDPDMLCRPFLAGGDDPDRYAAGRGRSGRATGFVPSAPPPPPPSMVLPQARVTGTRPSQPGLVAGSPIRQLEDRERYRGEAVANVQAVADAPVSTFSIDVDTGSYANVRRMLNAGRMPPAAAVRTEEMLNYFRYDYPRPEDRSRPFSITTDMTTTPWNANTRLLRVGLRGYDLPRAGRPPANLVFLVDTSGSMWSRDKLPLVQCALALLAHQLGPRDRVSIVAYAGSAGLVLAPTNDRGAILNALKRMEAGGSTAGAAGIELAYRIARQSMIEGGVNRVLLATDGDFNVGVSNSDALVNMVERERESGITLTTLGFGTGNYNEAMMEQIADHGNGNYAYIDSPREAQKVLQDELSATLFTIARDVKIQVEFNPAYVSEYRLIGYENRALREEDFSNDAVDAGDIGAGHQVTALYEIVPAGSQGWLPDRRYAANRRAEGEGVGNDEAAFLRLRYKLPGEERSRLIEQPVRASLIRSARAPAGDSAFAAAVAAYGQLLRGDTNLGGFTFADARSLAARNAGDNYWRREFLQLAELAQRHGSADRDR
- the dinB gene encoding DNA polymerase IV — translated: MNAVPESSPVRKIIHVDMDAFYASVEQRDDPALRGKPVAVGGMHRGVVAAASYEARRYGVRSAMPSVTALRRCPDLVFVKPRFDAYRAVSQQIRAIFLDYTPLVEPLSLDEAYLDVTEDLKGIGVATRIAEEIRARIRAETGLTASAGVSYNKFLAKLASDQNKPDGLCVIPPGKGEAFVAGLPVSRFHGVGPRTAEKMARLGIETGSDLRAQSLAFLQHNFGSSGQYFHDLARGICHRQVRPDRPYKSIGAEDTFFDDLSDEADLVAELDRISQTVWRRVTDKGLSGRTVTLKVKYRDFQIVSRARTLDRPVHGRAEFLEIGCALLRTLLPVAKGVRLMGLTLSKLDTKVGAPPVQELELPL
- a CDS encoding amino acid-binding protein — its product is MYDIHVLLPDEPGALARFGRALGGAGVSLEGGGVFTVDGVGQAHFLVEDGEGARRAAEAAGLRVAGVREVLIRRLDQERAGELGRIAAALGDAGINIVTQYSDHANRLILVVDEPAPAAAVTQDWS
- a CDS encoding lycopene cyclase family protein; protein product: MPRGTRDGILIAGGGVAGCLAALAMARLRPDVPLLIVEEQARFGGPGAQILCLDGLDEAARALGEAAATAAWPGLYLALPGKSRKLKAPLACIGGDGLHAIMVETLRPDQYLLGTKVVALRDDALVLDGGETIKAEGAIDARGAANLSMLELLYEARTEREVELAAPHGVDRPVLIDATVPRAGPGHIEVTPVGDRALRIADIVSSERAQGDAEAGARIDSYLAARGWRVVEVLAERTLSRPLPIGGDFAAFWRIGGARVARLGLRGGFLDPLNGTTAADALRNGALLARQRDFSGAALHDLFEASARQAWRRREPRRAINAAIAAAPPETRLALFDRLYGLDAGTVTRLLSERTGLADRMRIQRALRG